Genomic window (Phycisphaerae bacterium):
GCTCCAGTGATTACGCCGTTCATGCACGTCGGAACTTACCCGACAAGGAACTTCGCTACCTTAGGACCGTCATAGTTACGGCCGCCGTTAACCGGGGCTTCGGTTGCCAGCTTCGCCTTGCGGCTGACCGACTTCCTTAACCTTCCGGCACCGAGCAGGCGTCAGTCTGTATACATCCTCTGTACGAGTTAGCACAGACCTGTGTTTTTGATAAACAGTTCCCAGAGCCGTTTCTCTGCGCCCTTCTCTTGCGAGGGAGGGCCCCCTTTTCCCGAAGTTACGGGGTCAAATTGCCTAGTTCCTTAAGGACCGTTCTCTCGAGCGCCGTTAGGATACTCTCCTCGCCCACCTGTGTCGGTTTTGGTACGGATCCGCATTTTGTCCCCGAACGGCTTTTCTCGGTCAACACGCCATGTGCTTCGGCAACAAAGCGGCCTCGTCCTTGCGGACACCCTCTATGCTCGTAGTGGGCCACACTTTGTGTTGACGTCCCCGTCGGTTCAACCGCATACGGAGTACAGGAATATTAACCTGTTGTCCATCGTCTACGCCTTTCGGCCTCGACTAAGGTTCCGACTAACCCTGGGCGGATTTCCCTTCCCCAGGAAGCCTTGGGCTTACGGCGAGCGGGATTCTCACCCGCTTTATCGTTACTCATACCGGCATTCTCACTACCACAGGCCGACACCACTCCTTACGGTATGGCTTGTATCTCCTGTGGTACGCTCCCCTACCGCGCTTGCGCGCCCGTAGCTTCGGCGCCACGCTTAGTCCCGATCATCATCGGTGCCCATTTTCTCGACCAGTAAGCTATTACGCACTTTTTAAATGGTGGCTGCTTCTAAGCCAACATCCTGGCTGTCACGGAAAACAGACTTCCTTATGCACTCAGCGTGGCTTGGGGGCCTTAGCTGACGGTGTGGGTTTTTTCCCTTTTGAGCATGAACATTAGCGCCCACACTCTCACTCCCGGGATAGTCGTCACGGTATTCGGAGTTTGATTGAAGGAAGTACTCTGGAAGAGCCTTCGTTTCATTCAGTAGCTCTACCCCCGTGACGTAGTGGCCCGAGGCTGTCCCAAAAGACATTTCGGGGAGAACCAGATATCTCTGAGTTTGATTAGACTTTTACTCCTCCCCACAGCTCATGCCAGAACTTTTCAACGTTCACGGCTTCGGTCCTCCAGGACGTTTTACCGTCCCTTCAACCTGGCCATGGGTAGATCACTCAGGTTCGGGTCTACCGCATACGACTAAACGCCCTATTCAGACTCGCTTTCGCTTCGGCTGCGTGCCGGAGGCACTTAACCTCGCCGTATACGATAAGTCGCCGGTCCATTATGCAAAAGGTACGCGGTCAGCCGGGCGAGCAAGCCCGCCATCGGCCTTCCACAGCTTGTAGGTACATGGTTTCAGGTACTTTTAACTCCCCTAGAAGGGGTGCTTTTCACCATTCAGTCGCCTTACTTGTTCACTATCGGTCGTGCAGGAGTACTTAGCCTTGCAGGGTGGGCCCCGCATGTTCAGTCAGAGTTCCACGGCATCCGACCTACTCGACCGCCGTCGCTCACCTGTCGTCTACAGGACTGTCACCTTCTGTGGTCGCCCGTTCCAGAGCGTTCGACTGAGCTCACAACGACGTATGGCTCGCGGCCATGGGCTAATCCGCTTTCGCTCGCCGCTACTCACGGAGTCTCGGTTGATTTCCTTTCCTCCAGGTACTGAGATGTTTCAGTTCCCTGGGTTCGCTCCAGACGGCCTATGCATTCAGCCGCCGGTGACACCAGCTGGTTGCCCAGTGGCGCCGGGTTGCCCCATTCGGAAATCTCCGGATCAAAGCCTGTTTGGCGGCTCCCCGGAGCTTTTCGCAGCCTACAACGTCCTTCATCGCCTCTGCACGCCTAGGCATCCACCATATACCCTTAGTAGCTTGACCACATTTATGAAACGCTGCGGCCAAGACGCACCTTCTCTCCACTGTCGGAGATCAGGATTCTTAACGAGAGAACCAAGTCCGCCCCGTCCAGCATCCTCGCGGACGCCAAACGGGCGCCGACTCGAAATCCGGTTTGGATACCCATTCATACCCACCTATTCACTTGTCACAGACCGCGCGACCCTCAGGCCGCGGCCCGCGGTTGCAGGCTTTCAGGCACCCGTCGGTGCCCAGAAGCGCACAACCCACAGACCAGGCTGCCGATCCACTGGAGCCGACCGGGATCGAACCGGCAACCTCCGCGTTGCAAACGCGGCGCTCTCCCAACTGAGCTACGGCCCCGGGGCCATTGACCAGGTCACGCCTAGTCGCACTTGCCGGTGCCTCAGGTCCCGCCGCCGCGGAAGAGCCGCCAGGCGAAGAACCCAACTATAGCCACTAGAGCTATAAACTGCAACGTCGCGAGGTCCACCGTGACCTCCGCCGGCTCACTTTCGTTGCCGGCCACCACTGGGCCCGACAAGATTCGAACTTGTGACCTCGTCCTTATCAGGGACGCGCTCTAACCAACTGAGCTACGAGCCCTTCTGCGTCGAGGCCCGACGGCGGCCTCCAGGCGGTCCGTCGGAGGAACCCAGTTCGCCGGGCGGCACAGCCATTCCGCCCTGCACCGCCGGGCAATGCTCCTCCCCGGTCCACTGCGACGCGGGGAGCAGTGTAATGTACCGCCGGCGAGCGACATGTCAAGCCGCACCGACCAGAAAAATCGTTCCCGCCCGGCCGCCCCCGCGCCAAAGCCCACACCCGAGCCGCTAAACCACTTAGGAGCAAGTAATTACGCCACGCTGCCCAGCGACAGCGCTATCGAAACCGGGCACGCCTCCCGCGGCACTCAGAACGACGCGCCGAACGCGAAACTGAACACCCGCGTATCGTCGTCGTCGCTCTTGACCAGCGGGAACCCCAAATCGAAGACGATCGGCACCGGCCCGAAGAAATCGACCTGGATCCGCAGGCCGAAGCCCGCCGCCGCGCGCCAGCTCGAAATCTCGAAGCCTTCCTCGACCGTGCCCATGTCGATGAAGGTCACGCCGCGGAAGTTCTTGCCGTACAGCGGGAAGGAATACTCCCCACCGGTCAGCACGACGAAGTCGCCACCTATGGGCTGGTTCTTGATGCCCGAGCGCGGCGAGATGCCGCGATAGCTGAAGCCGCGCAGCGACCCGAACCCGCCGGCGTAGAAGCGCTCGAAGACGGGCGCATCGCCAGTGATGTACCCCACGTCGGCGCGCAGGGCGACGACGCTCTTGCGGTCGAGGATGTCGGTGCGCACCGTCTTGTACCAGGCCGCGCTGATCGCCGGCTTGCCGAAGTTGTACTCTCCGCCCAGCGCCCCGACCTGCTCCCAGCCGAAGCTGACGCGATAGCCCTCGGTCGGCAGGAGCCGGCTGTCGGTCGTGTCGCGGACGATGGCGAATTTCAGCCCGGTCAGCGTGTGGTTGCCCTTGGCTTCGCGGATATCGCGGGCCGCCAGCGGATCTACATCGGTGATATCGACCACTTCGAGGCGCACCGCGCCTTCGATCGCCCAGCCGTCGAGAAAGCCGCCGCTGAAACGCTTGCTCAGCGAGGCGGTCAGGCCGACACGTTCCTCGTCGTACCCTTCGCGGCCGCGCTGGAACAGGTACGCCGACGTGTCGAGCCGCAGCGGGCGATCGAGCAGGTAGGGCTCCGTGAAGCTGATGCGGAAACGCGTCACCTCGGTGCCGGGCTCAGCCTGGAACAGCAGGCGTTGCCCATCGCCCTTGAAGGCCCGCCCGCGGAAGAACTCGCCCCAGGTGCGCGGCCAGTCAAACAGGTCAAAGTTGCGGTTGTCGATGCTCAGCGAGCCAATCACGCCGCTGTCGCTGCTGACGCCGAACCCGATCAGGAACTGCGTCGTCTCGGTCTCCTCGACGGTGACCAGCGCCTCGCGCTGGCCGTCGATGTCGGGCATCGGCTCGATCTGGATCCCATCGGGCTTGAACAGGCCCGTTTCGCGCAGCCGCTGCTCGGCCTTGCGGGCCTCGACCGTGTTGTAGTACTCGCCGGGATAGAAACGCAGCTCGCGGCGGACGACCTCGTCCTTGGTCTGGCGGTTGCCGCGAATCGTGATGCGTCCGATGCGGGATTGCTCGTTCTCGCTGATCACGTAGCGGAGCAGGACCAGCGCGGGCTCCTCGACGAAGTCGTAGCGCGTGTCGACCCGCGTGGCGACGTAGCCGATCTCGCCGTACATGTCCTGGATGCGTTTCACGTCGAGCTGCAACGCTTCGTCGCGCACGAACTTGTCGGGCAGCAGCTTCAGCTCCGCGCGGATGCGCGACTCGGAGAA
Coding sequences:
- the bamA gene encoding outer membrane protein assembly factor BamA, with the translated sequence MERSCDANRTNFARAAGGVRRRTALAVGCAVVVVGMLAGVAYGQAPQPTDGMVVKRVEIIGLQAISEAYIRRVIKTREEQPLVRKQVEEDVRELLRSRKFLGVYADMGVEDNQAVVVFHVQEKPTIAAVEVQGNKTFTDAELYELTPAAGAVLDMYEVNRARDDILQKYKQKGYYYATVTLDDVALQADNRVVYQITEGPRVRIRHIRYEGNRAYSPRRLGSRVETKPYVWIFRAGALDEEQAERDALAVQKLYRDEGYLDARVGYRLDFDPLKRADLDLVFVIEEGPRYKIQDITFEGISVFSESRIRAELKLLPDKFVRDEALQLDVKRIQDMYGEIGYVATRVDTRYDFVEEPALVLLRYVISENEQSRIGRITIRGNRQTKDEVVRRELRFYPGEYYNTVEARKAEQRLRETGLFKPDGIQIEPMPDIDGQREALVTVEETETTQFLIGFGVSSDSGVIGSLSIDNRNFDLFDWPRTWGEFFRGRAFKGDGQRLLFQAEPGTEVTRFRISFTEPYLLDRPLRLDTSAYLFQRGREGYDEERVGLTASLSKRFSGGFLDGWAIEGAVRLEVVDITDVDPLAARDIREAKGNHTLTGLKFAIVRDTTDSRLLPTEGYRVSFGWEQVGALGGEYNFGKPAISAAWYKTVRTDILDRKSVVALRADVGYITGDAPVFERFYAGGFGSLRGFSYRGISPRSGIKNQPIGGDFVVLTGGEYSFPLYGKNFRGVTFIDMGTVEEGFEISSWRAAAGFGLRIQVDFFGPVPIVFDLGFPLVKSDDDDTRVFSFAFGASF